A window from Methylococcus mesophilus encodes these proteins:
- a CDS encoding 4Fe-4S binding protein: MNALTATLAEKVRSVPKIQRYRYFWIAVSCAMFLGPLAVLPGLAGNTDLCGKLCMRRFYLYFPGMNWDDLFMHVSVALIGVVAFFVIITFTFFFGRIWCSFICPVGGFSELVSRMLNDRWKIEYRGLPQVQIRYGYLAVYMGLLPLLGISACTLCNFITVPRFVEALSGGFVGLAFIFSTVGLVNLSLLFLLGFFASKGRAYCQFLCPIGAIDGLVNRLGAKFRFTHHIRVDKQRCTGCTDCAKKCMCGAIKMVDKVAVVDQFSCMSCHDCVDACDWNAIEWTTAPRNKTPKRVKRGIQIHPEPQWQAVVRMQPKPAPTAREIHWGRVVNGVIVAGFSVFLFTTAVWLH, from the coding sequence ATGAATGCCCTGACCGCGACACTAGCCGAAAAAGTCCGATCCGTCCCGAAGATCCAGCGCTACCGCTATTTCTGGATCGCCGTATCCTGCGCGATGTTCCTGGGGCCGCTGGCGGTGCTGCCGGGCTTGGCCGGCAACACCGATCTGTGCGGAAAGCTGTGCATGCGTCGCTTCTATTTGTATTTTCCCGGCATGAACTGGGACGACCTGTTCATGCACGTCTCGGTGGCGCTGATCGGCGTGGTGGCCTTCTTCGTCATCATCACCTTCACCTTCTTTTTCGGGCGCATCTGGTGTTCCTTCATCTGTCCGGTCGGCGGGTTCTCGGAGCTGGTCAGCCGGATGCTGAACGACCGCTGGAAGATCGAGTATCGCGGGCTGCCTCAGGTCCAGATCCGTTACGGTTACCTCGCGGTCTACATGGGGTTGCTTCCGCTGCTCGGCATCAGCGCCTGCACCCTGTGCAACTTCATCACCGTGCCCCGCTTCGTCGAGGCCCTCAGCGGGGGCTTCGTCGGCCTGGCCTTCATCTTCTCCACCGTCGGCCTGGTCAACCTGTCCCTCCTGTTCCTGCTCGGCTTCTTCGCCAGCAAGGGGCGGGCCTACTGCCAGTTCCTCTGTCCGATCGGCGCCATCGACGGACTGGTCAACCGCCTGGGCGCGAAATTCCGTTTCACCCACCACATCCGGGTCGACAAGCAGCGCTGCACCGGCTGCACCGATTGTGCGAAGAAGTGCATGTGCGGCGCCATCAAGATGGTGGACAAGGTTGCCGTAGTCGATCAGTTCTCCTGCATGTCCTGCCACGACTGCGTCGACGCCTGCGACTGGAATGCCATCGAGTGGACCACGGCGCCCAGGAACAAGACGCCCAAGCGGGTCAAGCGCGGCATCCAGATCCATCCGGAGCCGCAATGGCAGGCGGTGGTGAGGATGCAGCCGAAACCGGCGCCGACTGCGCGCGAGATCCACTGGGGACGGGTGGTCAACGGCGTGATCGTCGCGGGTTTTTCCGTGTTTCTGTTCACGACCGCGGTGTGGCTGCACTGA
- a CDS encoding cytochrome C: MSEAQRMRIHRLQICPWLWAVCLFAGILPSYGGEAPADNGFDRAVLHPAIPLLDESGRHVLESGLPYSPKTSCGNGSGSGCHDYAKITRGYHFEQGRDEARDGFGKKLGLPQLAGPGYFGGYNCMSGNAPGWLARKSNGGAAEFADFGAPDLVRYCGSCHAGGGWGELDRNGVRYDEQSAEAVKAFDGDYFSRQFQESGKGGHYGGSGPSEVVAWDWKKSGVREADCMLCHADFSRLKKFSASQLGAADGADGSDSAATHYARLRDEKFIGGGFFRYAASAIWEFLDVRPDSEGGAALLAVERSPTAGTAAPDYRLVLDDQGNPKLHWNREAFDESGKIQVPMLRFPASDNCMYCHKTGNSRRGFYGFGPEVRLRIGPDGATVTDFRTDVHKGSVWSEDNGQVRSIENCNACHAKQYYKQPSANVDLDADHNFPKGNGDNDIRNDLDNMPSATACEHCHDKAVKPALPSGHKNVLDAHREIWKANGDMRGYPENTLDRIAQTHLNVVACQTCHISKLADNGTAFPMRYRYRVGYGGRLKIFPYKPAYRYFVQDRTSGRVLNRYERFSVIEERSGSDGGKYGAILDPASGKEVGRVAMNGDGFGEPSSFADYKALKQAYDIVLGMKGYAAPNVRFVYVESNEYALSHATRPSPQAVQCEDCHARKQSGAFSALISAEGLLGEANVAEVAKLPDRRLVDAGIVELGMPYFQVQDDGRIVESVADVLYVSRLDPSMSILKSETARTVENEFKTLSNAEALSYADLDEAAGQKLAADLASGEALLFSSKVGHGSLREFALIQARGTRTVAYGGILKGQVESRQAKAKDRARIVGLGFGNPVADIYSVAVMDASGKALQGLIEGTALVKLPYRGKAKARGRVNVLISRDGKSWQRVGGKNLLVFRPRGEVDGYVVVRIKQPAVYLTIADKAG, from the coding sequence ATGAGCGAGGCACAACGAATGCGGATTCACCGGCTACAGATCTGCCCCTGGCTGTGGGCCGTCTGTCTTTTCGCCGGAATTCTTCCGTCATATGGCGGAGAGGCGCCGGCCGACAACGGTTTCGACCGGGCCGTCCTCCATCCCGCCATTCCGCTGCTGGACGAGAGCGGACGCCATGTGCTGGAGAGCGGCTTGCCCTATAGTCCAAAGACCAGTTGCGGCAACGGTTCGGGCAGCGGCTGCCACGACTACGCCAAGATCACCCGCGGCTACCACTTCGAGCAGGGCCGCGACGAAGCCCGCGACGGCTTCGGCAAGAAGCTGGGACTGCCGCAGTTGGCCGGCCCCGGCTATTTCGGCGGTTACAACTGCATGTCCGGCAATGCGCCGGGCTGGCTGGCCAGGAAGAGCAACGGCGGTGCGGCGGAGTTCGCCGATTTCGGTGCGCCCGATCTCGTCAGGTACTGCGGCTCCTGCCATGCCGGCGGCGGCTGGGGCGAACTCGACCGCAACGGCGTGCGCTACGACGAGCAATCCGCCGAGGCGGTCAAGGCTTTCGACGGGGATTATTTCAGCCGCCAGTTCCAGGAGTCCGGCAAGGGGGGGCACTACGGCGGTTCCGGGCCTTCCGAAGTGGTGGCATGGGACTGGAAGAAAAGCGGGGTCAGGGAAGCCGACTGCATGCTTTGTCACGCCGACTTTTCCCGGCTGAAGAAATTTTCCGCCAGCCAACTGGGGGCCGCCGACGGGGCGGACGGTTCGGATTCTGCGGCCACACATTACGCCCGTCTGCGCGACGAAAAATTCATCGGGGGCGGTTTTTTCCGCTATGCCGCATCGGCAATCTGGGAGTTCCTCGACGTACGGCCCGATTCGGAAGGAGGCGCTGCGCTGCTGGCGGTGGAGCGCAGTCCGACCGCAGGTACGGCGGCGCCGGATTACCGGCTCGTCCTGGACGATCAGGGCAACCCCAAACTGCACTGGAACCGGGAGGCTTTCGACGAGTCCGGCAAGATCCAGGTTCCCATGCTGCGGTTTCCCGCCAGCGACAATTGCATGTATTGCCACAAGACCGGTAACTCGCGGCGCGGCTTCTACGGCTTCGGGCCGGAAGTCAGGCTGCGGATCGGGCCCGACGGCGCCACGGTCACCGATTTCCGCACCGACGTGCACAAAGGCTCGGTCTGGAGCGAGGACAACGGCCAGGTGCGGTCGATCGAAAACTGCAACGCCTGCCATGCCAAGCAGTACTACAAGCAGCCTTCGGCCAACGTCGACCTGGATGCCGACCACAATTTCCCGAAGGGCAACGGCGACAACGATATCCGCAACGATCTCGACAACATGCCATCGGCGACGGCCTGCGAGCATTGCCATGACAAGGCGGTGAAGCCGGCATTGCCGTCCGGGCACAAGAACGTGCTGGATGCCCACCGCGAAATCTGGAAGGCCAATGGCGACATGCGGGGCTATCCGGAAAACACGTTGGACCGGATCGCCCAGACCCACCTCAACGTCGTCGCCTGCCAGACCTGCCACATTTCCAAGCTGGCCGACAACGGCACGGCCTTCCCCATGCGCTACCGCTACCGGGTCGGCTATGGCGGGCGGTTGAAGATTTTCCCCTACAAGCCGGCTTACCGCTATTTCGTCCAAGACCGGACCAGCGGACGGGTGCTGAACCGCTACGAGCGCTTCTCCGTGATCGAGGAGCGGAGCGGTTCGGACGGCGGAAAGTATGGGGCGATCCTCGATCCCGCCAGCGGCAAGGAGGTGGGGCGGGTCGCGATGAACGGGGACGGGTTCGGTGAGCCATCGAGTTTCGCCGACTACAAGGCGCTGAAACAGGCCTACGACATCGTGCTGGGAATGAAGGGCTATGCAGCGCCCAACGTCCGCTTCGTCTACGTCGAGTCCAACGAGTACGCGCTGAGCCACGCGACGCGGCCATCGCCCCAAGCGGTGCAGTGCGAGGACTGCCACGCGCGCAAGCAGAGCGGCGCCTTCAGCGCGCTGATATCCGCCGAGGGGCTGCTGGGCGAGGCCAATGTGGCCGAAGTCGCGAAGCTGCCGGACCGCAGGCTGGTGGACGCCGGCATCGTCGAGCTCGGCATGCCGTATTTCCAGGTCCAGGACGACGGACGCATCGTCGAGAGCGTGGCCGACGTGCTTTACGTCAGCCGCCTCGACCCGTCCATGTCGATTCTCAAGTCGGAAACGGCCCGGACGGTCGAGAACGAGTTCAAGACTTTGTCCAATGCCGAGGCGCTGTCCTATGCCGATCTGGACGAGGCGGCGGGACAAAAGCTCGCGGCGGATCTCGCTTCGGGGGAGGCGCTGTTGTTCAGTTCGAAGGTCGGACACGGCTCCCTGCGGGAATTCGCCCTGATCCAGGCGCGGGGCACGCGCACCGTGGCCTACGGCGGAATCCTCAAGGGGCAGGTAGAGAGCCGCCAGGCGAAGGCAAAGGACCGCGCGAGGATCGTCGGCCTAGGTTTCGGCAATCCGGTCGCGGACATCTATTCGGTGGCCGTCATGGACGCCAGCGGCAAGGCGCTGCAGGGGCTCATCGAAGGTACCGCACTGGTCAAGCTGCCCTACCGGGGCAAGGCGAAGGCGCGCGGCCGGGTGAACGTGCTGATTTCCAGGGATGGCAAGAGCTGGCAAAGGGTCGGGGGGAAAAACCTGCTGGTGTTCCGCCCGCGCGGCGAGGTGGACGGTTACGTCGTGGTCCGGATCAAGCAGCCGGCCGTCTATCTGACCATCGCCGACAAGGCCGGCTGA
- a CDS encoding cytochrome C: MTEPTGRVQRAAAGCLLLLVGFTSSAVAGEAANAFDRTLMHPAIPLVDEDGRHVLESGKSYSVRMSCGNGSGGGCHDYDAMNHAYHFDQGRDETRDDYGAKRGLSHLVGPGYFGGFNCMQGNAAAALARKANPAEAEFGDYGAAGYIKACSTCHLGGGWEESDRTGTRYDRGVDGSIPAWDGDYYDRNGDGQVVPWDWKKSGVREADCMTCHADFSLLKKFPASGLGGNGDGTAGAQDHWGLLQDGKFVAQGFFRHANSAMLEFLDVRPDLAGGAQLLTVERTVKPGTAKPDYDLVLGDSGEPVLHWNRDAFDDSSKVQIPMRRFPSSDNCMLCHLAGAGINRINAKAKSSRRGFYGFGDEAKETLGEDGKPVDDYKDDVHKGKSWTDDTGETRIIDNCNACHAKQYYKPAYANIDLDADHDFPKGNGDADIRNDLDFQPGPADCEYCHSTAKAPALPSGQPTLLDAHRERWKSSGFMRGYATNSYNRVVQVHFDDLACQACHNHKAVYNGKTLPMHYRYRARADGALRVIPYVPNARFFVQDRSSGRVLYRYERQSVFRQKNDGQAAIVDPAGGQETGSVTITGGQFDLPSTYNDFKALKQAYDGLLKGKGYASADVRFVYAESNEYLFTHQTRPAEQAVACEECHTRRADGSINGAVAANGLMGANRVIEVARIPDSRLVDEGVVELASGYHKVQSDGRITETVAEVLEATDKAPDMSVLKAATSRAVGGPLRKLPAAEAVTLASLDEDAAGKLTAQWDSNLSLTFSAKVGHASVQGAALFIPGASLNQLLLDGVRAELSSKEATAAERRKIGKLGGGALASDVYSLSLTRGGGSAVKNFGSGNGWVKLPYSGAATRIKGVKVAYSEDGRSWRMLPRERIVAFKAGSGGAAGYVLLRLKRPVASLAFTGKAGSKS; encoded by the coding sequence ATGACGGAGCCGACTGGCCGGGTGCAGCGGGCTGCCGCAGGGTGCTTATTGCTGCTGGTGGGGTTCACGTCCAGCGCGGTGGCGGGAGAGGCCGCCAACGCTTTCGACCGCACTCTCATGCACCCGGCCATCCCGCTGGTGGACGAGGACGGCCGGCACGTGCTGGAGAGCGGCAAGTCCTACAGCGTCCGGATGAGCTGCGGCAACGGCAGCGGCGGCGGCTGCCACGACTACGACGCTATGAACCACGCCTACCATTTCGACCAGGGGCGTGACGAAACCCGCGATGACTACGGCGCCAAGCGAGGTCTGTCCCATCTGGTCGGCCCCGGCTATTTCGGCGGCTTCAACTGCATGCAGGGCAATGCCGCCGCCGCGCTCGCCAGGAAAGCGAATCCCGCCGAGGCGGAATTCGGCGATTACGGCGCGGCGGGCTACATCAAGGCTTGCAGCACCTGCCATCTGGGCGGCGGCTGGGAGGAGTCGGACCGCACCGGCACGCGTTACGACCGGGGCGTCGATGGTTCGATCCCGGCCTGGGACGGCGATTACTACGACCGCAACGGCGACGGCCAAGTGGTCCCGTGGGACTGGAAGAAGAGCGGCGTGCGCGAGGCCGACTGCATGACCTGTCATGCCGATTTCTCGCTGTTGAAAAAGTTTCCCGCCAGCGGGCTCGGCGGCAACGGCGACGGGACGGCCGGCGCCCAGGATCACTGGGGCCTGCTGCAGGACGGCAAGTTCGTGGCCCAAGGCTTTTTCCGCCATGCGAACTCGGCGATGTTGGAGTTTCTCGACGTCCGCCCCGATCTGGCCGGAGGGGCTCAGCTGCTGACCGTGGAGCGGACGGTCAAGCCGGGAACCGCCAAACCGGATTACGACCTGGTGCTGGGCGACTCGGGCGAACCCGTATTGCACTGGAACCGGGACGCCTTCGACGATAGCAGCAAGGTTCAGATCCCCATGCGCCGCTTTCCCAGCAGCGACAACTGCATGCTGTGCCATCTGGCGGGAGCCGGCATCAACCGCATCAATGCCAAGGCGAAGAGCAGCCGGCGCGGCTTCTACGGCTTCGGCGATGAGGCGAAGGAGACCCTCGGCGAGGACGGCAAGCCCGTCGACGACTACAAGGACGACGTCCACAAGGGCAAGAGCTGGACCGACGACACCGGCGAGACCCGGATCATCGACAACTGCAACGCCTGCCATGCCAAGCAGTACTACAAGCCGGCCTACGCCAACATCGACCTCGACGCCGACCACGATTTCCCCAAGGGCAACGGCGACGCCGATATCCGCAACGACCTCGATTTTCAGCCCGGTCCGGCCGACTGCGAGTATTGCCACAGCACTGCCAAGGCGCCGGCCCTGCCGTCGGGCCAGCCCACGCTGCTGGACGCCCACCGTGAGCGCTGGAAGTCCTCGGGTTTCATGCGCGGATATGCCACGAACTCGTACAACCGGGTGGTGCAGGTGCATTTCGACGACCTTGCCTGTCAGGCCTGCCACAACCACAAGGCGGTTTACAACGGCAAGACCCTGCCCATGCACTACCGCTACCGGGCGCGTGCGGACGGGGCGCTGCGGGTCATTCCCTACGTACCGAACGCCAGGTTCTTCGTCCAGGACCGCAGCAGCGGGCGGGTGCTGTACCGCTACGAAAGGCAGTCCGTGTTCCGCCAGAAGAACGATGGACAGGCGGCCATCGTCGACCCGGCCGGCGGGCAGGAAACCGGATCGGTCACCATCACCGGCGGCCAGTTCGATCTGCCGTCCACCTACAACGACTTCAAGGCGCTCAAACAGGCCTACGACGGCCTGCTCAAGGGTAAAGGCTACGCAAGCGCCGACGTGCGCTTCGTCTATGCCGAGAGCAACGAGTACCTCTTCACCCACCAGACCCGGCCGGCGGAACAGGCGGTCGCCTGCGAGGAGTGCCATACCCGCCGGGCGGACGGCTCGATCAACGGCGCGGTCGCGGCCAACGGCCTGATGGGCGCCAATCGGGTCATTGAGGTCGCGAGGATCCCGGATTCCCGCCTCGTCGACGAAGGCGTGGTGGAGCTGGCATCCGGCTATCACAAGGTGCAGTCCGACGGCAGGATCACCGAAACCGTCGCGGAGGTGCTCGAGGCCACCGACAAGGCGCCGGATATGTCGGTCCTCAAGGCCGCCACGAGCCGCGCCGTCGGCGGTCCGCTGAGAAAACTGCCGGCCGCCGAGGCCGTGACGCTGGCTTCGCTGGACGAGGACGCCGCCGGCAAGCTCACGGCGCAGTGGGACAGCAACCTGTCGCTGACTTTTTCCGCCAAGGTCGGACATGCCTCCGTCCAGGGGGCGGCGTTGTTCATTCCCGGTGCGTCGCTGAACCAGCTGCTGCTGGACGGCGTCCGGGCGGAACTGAGCAGCAAGGAGGCCACTGCCGCCGAGCGCCGCAAGATCGGCAAGCTGGGCGGGGGCGCCCTCGCGTCGGACGTCTACAGCCTGAGTTTGACCCGGGGCGGCGGCAGCGCGGTGAAAAATTTCGGCAGCGGCAACGGCTGGGTCAAACTGCCGTATTCGGGCGCCGCGACCCGGATCAAAGGCGTCAAGGTCGCGTATTCCGAGGATGGACGGAGCTGGCGCATGCTGCCGCGCGAACGGATCGTCGCCTTCAAGGCCGGCTCCGGCGGCGCGGCGGGCTACGTCTTGTTGCGCCTGAAGCGCCCCGTCGCATCTCTGGCGTTTACCGGCAAGGCGGGAAGCAAGTCCTGA